A region of the Mytilus edulis chromosome 11, xbMytEdul2.2, whole genome shotgun sequence genome:
GATAGTCCTGAAGAAATTGCAAGTCTCATCAAAAGGACTCAAGACAGATTAATAACAAGAGGTAAAATTAGACTGCATATGATAGTTTGAAATAATAGTGAGGTAGTAAAGAGTTTTGAAACAAAGGATTTAGCTGAAAGCATTACCGATATTGACTTTAATTCAGAGTCTACATGTCTACAGAGAAGTTAGGGTTTGTGTTGGAATGTCGTAAAAGACAGTTTCGCCTATCAGTTAACTAAAGAGGAGAAACCCTTTACAAAAAGCGGGCTGCTTTCAGTAGTTAACGGAATATTTGATCCGCCGTTAGGGTTCATAGCTCCTGTAATCATAGGCGTAGGGTTAATTATGAGAGCAGTACAAACAATTCATTAGATTGGGATGATCCGTTGCCCGATAATTTACACTCGAACTGGCAGGGATCTTGAAACATAAGAGATAGGGAGGCCTTTCACTAGTCAACCATTGAACGACAGTACTGAATGTGAATTACACATCTTCTCGGACGCATCAAAGAAGGCGATTTCGCCTGTTGCGTTATCCGTACATTTGACAGAGATGGAGATTCACAACTAGGTTTCTTAGTAGGAAAGTTCAAATTGGCTCCGTGTCATGGACATACCATACCGAGGCTGGAATTATGTGGAGCTGTTCTGTCAATTTTATACATAGTATGCAATTAGAATACATACTTTTGATTGTATTATAACAATGAATACCTATTCCAATTTGACTAAGTTTATAAAACAGTCCTGTATGATTAACCGCATTGAGAGCTCTTCTTAAGTCAACAAAACATGTGTATAATGGTTTCGAGCCTCTTTGTGTGCGTTTATCTATTAgagtttttaagaaaaaaagatgatGATACCTTTAGAGAAACCAATTTGTTCTAGGGATATAATGccttgctttataaatattttgttagtcttattttattttttagtaaacaACTTTCCAATATAACTAATAATTGCAATTCATCTGTATTACTAGGTTCTGGAGTGTCACCTGACTTATGTATGCGAGTAAGAAAACTTTCACACTAAATTTTAGGAAAAATTCCACAGGTTAGGacattattaaatattttcaaaaggggttgagaaaaatgtaaaaacccATATTTTAACATTCCGTTTGATATttggctttttattttttaaagatttaagtgCATCAAGAACTTCTTTTTCAGAAATTTCAAAATCTAGCTCATTAAATTGCTAACATTTCTCTGCTTCAGCTATAAATTTATTTAGATCCTGGTTTTTATATTTTTCCAACCATATTTCTCGCAGAATCTTGTACAAACTAGTGCTAATTCTACAGATTCCCTTCTTTATGATGCCATGACGGACATTACTAGATGTATGCACAGAAACGACTTTCTTCTTTCGAGATTTATAAACTCTGACGATAAACCAGAATCGTTTGAATCATGGAGAGCATCGTTCCAAAGCGTTACCCGTGAGCTTAGCGTAACACCCTACGAGGAAATGGATTTATTGTTCGTTTTTgttgcgtttccctcagttttagtttgtaacccggatttgtttttttctatttatttatgaatttcgaacagcagtatataCACTGTTGCCTCTATTTATAAATTTTTGGTTTTagtgtgtcgctcacctgttttTCAGAGAAGTATTTCTCATATGAGAGGTTTAATCATACATTGACAGAATCCATATCCAACAACCGAAAAGCTTCGATCTTGATGTCGTTGttgtatttaatttattgtttcaATAACACATGGTTTAAATTGTATTAGTTTAGTTACTTAACCAATCAAGCGTTGTATGCCTCCCCCCCTTATTTTAAGTCAATTTCAACAAAAGATTgtagaaaaattattttcaaaggaTCAAATGACTTCAGCTGCAGAACAGTGCCTCTGATCGAGATGTTTAATAGTATAAATGTAGCAAACCATCTTAAAGTTTCTTACTTATATTAAAAACTCTTAAATGCTTATCTAGTTTAACTGCAAGGAGGTccacaaaaaatcaaaacaagcTTATGTAGACAATTTGAATTATCAGTGCTTTAAACATAAAGAGTTTTAGAGGTTGAGATCAGTGAGGTCAAAGGATTTCCTCACATGCTGCTGAAAGTTCCAATTTGCTTTGTCGATTGCTCTCACAACTGACCAGTTCTTCTCGGCAAGTGATGGTAACGATGGATAATGAGTCTGACAGACTAAGCGAATAGCATTGATCTTCTAAGTTGATATCTGTCCTTTTATAGAAGCTTTCCCTTGAAACACTTTCCTTTTTACATTTGTGTTCATTACATCTTCTATGGAGCAAATATTCCTGAAGAGGTTGACGGCAAATCGTCTACTAGAATCACCTGCAGATATTTTGGTTGTCAGGGATCTGGTTGTATGGTGATATCGTAGGTGCTGGTTGAAACAAGTGCAAATTGGTTTTAACAGAAgaagttttgttttgtaaaattgttgTCAAACTCAAAGATAAAAACTGTGGGTAAATCACTGGTGTTCTGATGTTGAGAGAAATTGGCGCAATAGGTTCTTTATCTGGAATGTTGCTCTGGCAGTTCATCTAAGATGTCTCTGGCTGATGATGTTAACAATATGTTGCTACTGTTAAatgttgttagtttattttgaaGATTAAGAAGAGTCATGCTGTTGTATTCTTCATCAGATGTTATATAAAGTACCCCagcattgtttttattttcagccTGAATTATGTCCTGGAGAGGTATTTTTCTGCCAtatatgtgtttgtttatttctgttaATTGGCCTTCCTTGTTAATGGTgctgaatttgaacattttaggTGCGACATGTATTCCAATATTTGTAATGCCTTTGCCTTTTTGGCTCCTAAAAATaccttttaattgttttgatggTCTTGGGGTTGCTAAAGAAATTCTGGACTTCAACAATCTTATTTAGCTCTCCGAACTCTTCTCAGGTAGTCTCTACCACTGATTCTACTTTGTTTGTTGAAATTGTGAACATTGATCCCATTGTCTTTTGAAAAAGTCATCGCAATTTGACATTGCTCCCGTCGTTTATTGATTTCATTTAGACAAGTTTGTCAGGTCCCCTGAAGAAACAACGCATTGAATGTATGGAAAAATATTCTtcagtattttatatatatataattgagttAATAAATCTTGAATAGTGTTACATTTATAATTTCAGTGTCTTTAATAACAGACTTTgcagtataggctttgctcattgtttcaGGCCGTAGGGTGACCTATGGTTGATACTTCCTGTGTAATTTTGTATtctgtggagagatgtctcattggcaatcataccactttttctattttgatagatatatgtattttaaagtcAGCTTTAAAAGAGGTCCAGAAGTAGATTCAAATATAAAGtcaaatttattataatatatagtaTTACCTCATCTGCAGAAATTTCCTTTTCCAGTTGTTGAGCATTCTTACGTGATTCCTCAGCAGCAGACACACAgattttttccaattttcttCTCATGTATTTGGAAGCAAGATTTACTCATGACTGGCAAGTTACATTCTGTCAGAAAGTTTCCTATTTGGGCATATCCTACGCCAGCATGTATCATTCCTacataaaagaaaacattttatgaaacaaaaattacatttagGTTGGTTTTAGCTTCCTGACATGAGTAATTTCATAACATAAATAGAAGGAAATTCATTTTGATTTAATAGTACCTGATTACATATAACTCTTTGTtttgtacaaaatgtaaaattgagaaaggaagttgggaatgtgttaaagctacaaccccaccatagagcagacaaaagccgaaggccactaatgattcttcaatgtagtgagaaactcctgtacccgaaggcgtccttcagctggcccctaagcaaatatgtacatgtatactagttcagtaattgACTTAAGTTTGAATtcatatattttacaattgttaTTTCTTGACATTTTAGAACAATAAAACTgttaacgacaaatttattttccatTATACCCCCTTCACATACACGAATGTTTCTTACGAATGCTAACGAATCACCAAAATTTACAAGATTCGTTAAACTTTAACTTTAACGAATCTTTTGCGAATAAACCACTTTTACGAGTGATTTGCGAGTGCTTTACGATTGGTTACGATTTACTAAGAATGAATGCGATGCTTTTACGATAACAGTAGACGATTCATTGCGAATAGATACGAGCAATTAACGAATGCATACGAGTGTTTTGCGAGCACAATACGAATGGTAACGATCTGATCCAAGTTTTTACGATTGGTTAACGAATAGTTTACGATAGCCCACGAACATTTGCGATTGAGTTACGAGTGTTTTACgaatgtttattgtttttttgcaATGGGAAATGCATGCACTCATATAGATAGTAGGCCATACAGTCTCATTTATTATCCATGTAAACATTCGGAGTAACAAGACATGTCTTACGAGAGAAATAAATTATTACTCTTCCATAACTTCCTTCGACTTCTTCTTCCACTGGCACAGAGGGCAGAGGAAGAAAATCAACAACTGTTTCCTCTTTGTTTTAGGAGGAGGAGGAGGCGGACTCAACGTAGATTTTGGTGCAGGCCATGGCTCATCAGAAGAACTTTGTTTGGACAATATGACCAACTCCTGCATGAGCTTAACCGGGAAGATGCGTCTGGTTACAGAAACTTTTTAAGAGTTGATGCCGACTTGTTTGGGGAGATACTTGACAGAATTACCCCTGCAATCAGAAAAAGCTCTACCTCTTTCAGGTAAGTACTTCAATTTTCaagcaaaataaaacagaaatgtaCATTAAGAATAATAGTTAGTTTTATTTTGTATGCTGACTATATCATATGAATATCCGACGGTGCCGAAGGACGAGGCTTGGATTTTCCGTATGATATAGTCAGTTTAGAAAACCATACTAACTGTTTTTTCAGAAATTCATATCTAAGTAAAAAGGTCAGCAaaacaatcttttaaaaaattttcCTTAAGCACTTTGCTTCTAAATAATTCAATTTAATACAAAGTGAACAAAGTACGTGTTAGTAACGCCCCAAATAACGTTCGTATTCATATGGAAGTGGGTATATTAAACTGTCTTGTCTTTTGTTATTCTAATGTATGACACATTTCCAGTTTACCTTTTATGcgacaaaaaatattcttttaattgCATTGTAAGTTTAGATAAATATTTCTCGTTACAGGGAACCACTTGAACCAGGACTGAAGTTAGCCGTTACACTCAGACATTTGGCTACCGGTTCCACGTATGCTGATCTTATGTATGCCTTTCGTGTTGCCCGGAACTCCATATCACTCTTTGTGCCTAAAGTCTGCGAAGCAATTTACTTAGCATACAAAGATGAAGTCATGCCGGATGAGATTACGACGGAAGATTGGATGCGTATAGCATCTGactttgaaagaatatggaaccTCCCACACGCTTGTGGTGCTTTGGATGGGAAGCACATTAGAATAAGAAAACCGCCTAACTCGGGGTCGTTATTTTTTAACTACAAACATTTCTTCTCTACAGTGATGATGGCTCTAGTTGATGCAGATTATAAGTTTATTTGGCTGAGTGTGGGCTCATACGGAAGTGCATCTGATAGCCAGATATTTAGGGACTCGGAACTACGACCAATGTTAGAAGATGGAACTTTGGATCTTCCGCCTCCCTCCCCTCTTCCAAATGGTGAAACAGAtattccttattttcttattggCGATGACGCATTTCCTCTCCGATCATGGATGATGAAACCCTATTCAAGAAAACGTTTAGACCACGATGAGCGCATCTTTAACTATAGGTTGTCCCGTGCACGTAGAATTGTGGAGAATGCTTTTGGCATTCTTGCCATGAGATTTCAGATTTTGATTGGAACTATGCAACAACTGCCAGAAACAGTAGATTTAATCGTACTGTCTTGTACTACTCTTCATAACTTACTTCGGATAAGGAAACGTGCTGATCTACAACTGTTTGCTGACGAAGAAGACAACAATCATAATTTAATAGAGGGACAATGGCGACAAGGTGCGCAACTTACCGACGGAGACCCAGGGTATCAGAGAAATTTTGGTAACGCTGCTGGAATTGATCAAAGGAACTATCTTAAAAATTACTTCAACTCGGAAGCAGGCGCCGTAGATTGGCAAGAGAACATGATTTGACTGGTTCAGAaacattgattgttttgaatgcaTCAGTATTGTGTTAATTgatgtaatgtttaaaaataaaaatttagatatAGATAGGACTATAAAAAATCTCAGAATGAGGTTCTATCATAATGAATAATTCACTCCAACTTTGTTTGACATACACTTTATAATACAAATTTGTTGCAATACTAGTACTTGGAATGGTATTTAAGGGATAGAATATGAGTGAagacggggaatgtgtcaaagaggcaacgaCCCAACACGCGCAAAAAAGAATAGGTTGAGTTTAAACACAAACTTTGATAAGCATCAATAAATGATGTCACACTTGAAGCAGGAGCTGCTAACCCTTCCAGGGTACTTGAGTTCaccacattttgtttttgtttggggTCCATGTtgctttgtttttagtttttgttatgtTGTTATTTGTGTTGCCTGTTGTGtatttgccatggcattgtcttCTTTGTGGTTTATGATTATTGATTGCTCCTTAGTGTGTTCGAATTTGATTTACAActaaatgtacattgaaaaggGCACAGGCGCCAAGTAATGGCAAAAGATTCCGTTTGCATATTACACTTTTCAGCGATGtcattttttattggttttgtttaaaaattttggttcctaatataaacaacataaacaaatGTGGATTAACCTATTTCTTTTCATTCTCAAAAAAAGCTACAAATTTTCTACAATCTACAA
Encoded here:
- the LOC139495478 gene encoding uncharacterized protein encodes the protein MSYERNKLLLFHNFLRLLLPLAQRAEEENQQLFPLCFRRRRRRTQRRFWCRPWLIRRTLFGQYDQLLHELNREDASGYRNFLRVDADLFGEILDRITPAIRKSSTSFREPLEPGLKLAVTLRHLATGSTYADLMYAFRVARNSISLFVPKVCEAIYLAYKDEVMPDEITTEDWMRIASDFERIWNLPHACGALDGKHIRIRKPPNSGSLFFNYKHFFSTVMMALVDADYKFIWLSVGSYGSASDSQIFRDSELRPMLEDGTLDLPPPSPLPNGETDIPYFLIGDDAFPLRSWMMKPYSRKRLDHDERIFNYRLSRARRIVENAFGILAMRFQILIGTMQQLPETVDLIVLSCTTLHNLLRIRKRADLQLFADEEDNNHNLIEGQWRQGAQLTDGDPGYQRNFGNAAGIDQRNYLKNYFNSEAGAVDWQENMI